Proteins co-encoded in one Ictalurus furcatus strain D&B chromosome 9, Billie_1.0, whole genome shotgun sequence genomic window:
- the c9h1orf115 gene encoding required for drug-induced death protein 1, with protein MSRKKLRKSKQKRKNKKEDKSKVIHCGEEECVGTKCEEFSSESRVCAREPQKQRSTGRKEKTSKQVHFTVLPDKYQPLEEDTASEEHHKEKQEKYKRFRKNFGKALRYTWKCLVVGLQNFSTSYSGPLSAASTLVPEIQRTRPRA; from the exons ATGTCGCGGAAGAAACTTCGCAAATCCAAACAGAAAcggaaaaacaaaaaggaggACAAATCGAAAGTCATCCACTGTGGTGAAGAAGAGTGTGTGGGAACGAAGTGTGAAGAGTTTTCCTCAGAgtcgcgtgtgtgtgcgcgcgagcCGCAGAAGCAGAGGTCCACTGGCCGCAAAGAGAAAACCTCAAAACAAGTGCACTTCACCGTACTGCCGGACAAATACCAGCCTCTGGAGGAGGACACAGCCTCGGAGGAACACCACAAGGAAAAACAGGAGAAATACAAGAGGTTCAGGAAA AACTTTGGAAAAGCTCTTCGTTATACCTGGAAGTGTCTGGTCGTTGGACTGCAGAATTTCAGCACGTCATACTCCGGGCCGCTGAGTGCAGCTTCCACTCTGGTGCCTGAGATCCAGAGGACAAGGCCCAGAGCATGA